Within Amycolatopsis sp. FDAARGOS 1241, the genomic segment CCCACCTGTCCACGGCGTCCACGGAAACTGACTCGCCACTGTCCCACCTGGTGATCTTCCTACTTTCGGCGCTACCGGTCCTCCAGTGTCCGATGTAGATGGTCGGCAAACCGGACAATCCGGGGCACAACACGATACACGTGCCAGCGCCCGTGTTGTACGGATCGTGTACGGATCGCACACAGACTCCTCACCGTTCGCGACGGAAGAGTGAAGGAGCTGGGTGTCGTGCTGGGGAAGACAGTCGGGAAGACAACGGTCCGCCGCGCCGCGGCGGCACTGCTGGCCGCGGGCGAGGTCACCACGAGCGGAGTGGCGCTGGCGGCGCCGGCGGGTGCCGCGACGGGCGGCACCTGGCGCGCCGACCTGGCCCACGTCGACGGTGACGACGTGAACGTCGAGGCGGTGGGTTCAGCGCTGACACTGACGGATTCCGCCTGGCACAGAACGGATCTACTCACCGCGGGCAGCCAGGGGTACCTGGTCTCCGCGGCGCAGCAGCTGGCTTCGCCGGTGAACCGCGTGACGGCGAACGTGGTGGCGGACCTGCCGAAGGCCACCGACGTGCAGATCGAGGTGCGCGGACGCACCGGCACGGACGACTGGACGGAGTGGACCCCGGCCGGCGCGCAGGCCGCGGCGTTCGCGCGCCCGGTCGGTGTGGTCCAGACCAGAATCTGGCTGTCGAGCACCACCGACGGCGTGCGCCCGACCGTGCGCGAGGTCGACCTCACTGGGAGCACCACTGCCGACGCCCGCGCCACCGCGGCCGGGGTCACGACCCCGCTGACATACACGATCTACGCCACCCGCGAAGGCCTCACCGGCCACACGACCGCCAACGGCCACGTGATCGCCTCGAACGACCACTTCGTCGCGCTGCCTTCGGGCAAGGCGCTGTCGCCGAAGGGCACCGGCAACTACACCGTGCGCGTGTGCAAGACCGACGGCAGCCGCTGCGAATACGCGCCGGTGTGGGACGTCGGCCCGTGGAACACCAAAGACGACTACTGGAACCCGGCCTCGATCCGCGCGGAGTACAAGGACCTGCCGCAGGGCCAGCCCGAGGCGTACGCGGCCTACCACAACGACTACAACGGCGGTAAGGACGACCTCGGCTACGCCGTGGGCAACCCGGCCGGCATCGACCTCGCCGACGGCGTGTTCAACTCCGGCCTGGTCCTGGCCGACAACGGCAACGTCAAGGTGACCTACCTGTGGACCGGTTCGGCCGCCGCCACCGGGATCGTGACCACGGCGGGCGACCCGATGAACGTGCGCGAGAGCGGCAGCACCAGCGCCGCCGTCAAGGGCCTCGCGGCCAACTACGCCAAGGTGAACATCGAGTGCTACGTGAACGGCGACCCGGTCACCGGAACTTTCGGCACCAGCACGATCTGGGACCGCATCGGCCCGGGCGACTTCATCTCCGACGCCTACGTGAAGACCGGCTCCGACGACCCCGTCGCCCCGCTCTGCTGAGGAACTCGTGGTGAACGGCCCGGCACCTCCGCCGGGCCGTTCGCGTTTTCCCGCAACGGTTGACCACCCGGTTCGGTGACATCCTTTTCGCGGTGCTCGGGCTAGGGTGTCTGCATTCTTCTTGTTCGGAGGGGTTTTCGTGCCGGGATCGCGACGTGGTGCGCTCTTCAGCGCGGGAGTTCTGGCGGCAGTCACCCTCATCGGGAGTGCGCCGGGCGCGGCCGCGCAGGGGTCGATCGTCGGCGGGGAAAGGGCTTCCCTGGCCGACTTCCCGTACGCGGTGTACCTCGTGGACGGTGCCGGCACGCAGTTCTGCGGCGGCGTGATCGTCAGCCTCTCGGCGGTCGCGACCGCGGCGCACTGCGCGGAAGCGGTGGCCACGAAGGACATCCGCGTGGTCGTCGGCCGTGAGGACAAGCGCGCGGACGACGGGGCGACGTACGCGGTGTCGAAGGCGTGGGTGCACCCGGGCTTCACGAAGGCGGAAAACGGCGACGACATCGCGGTGCTGACCGTCCGCGGACAGCTGCCGTCCAGCACCGCGAAGCTCGCGCTCGACGCCGAGGTGTACGAACCGGGCACCAAGGCGACTGTGGTCGGCTGGGGCCGTGTCGCCGACGGCGGCGATCGCTCGGACTACCTGCGCAGTGCCGTCGTGCCGATGGTCGCCGATTCGGCGTGCAAATCGGCGTACGCGAGTTTCGACGCGGCGAGCATGGTCTGCGCGGGTTACGAAGAAGGTGGCGTCGACGCGTGTCAGGGCGACTCCGGTGGCCCTCTCGTCGTCGGCGACACGCTCGCCGGGATCGTGTCCTTCGGAGACGGGTGCGCGAAGGCCGGCAAGCCAGGCGTCTACACCCGCGTGACGGAGTTCGCCGGCGTGATCGCCGACCAGGCCCACCTCGCCTGATCCACATCGCCTGTTCTTGACGGTCGTCGCCAGCATGACATACAGTGATCCGGCCCGGCGCCCCCGAGCGCCACCCGTGCAGGCGAAAGGCATGACCGTGGCCCGAACCGTCCGCGTCCACGACAGCTGCATCGGCGTCGGCCTCTGCGAATCGCTCGCCCCGAAGGTGTTCAGCCTCGGCGAGGGCACCCAGGCGAAGGTCCTGTCCGCCGACCTGCCCGACGACCTCCTCGAAGGCGCCACGGACGCAGCCGAAGCCTGTCCCATGGCCGCCATCCAGATCGACGGCTGACGCCCTGACTGCATTTGGCCATCAGCCCGTGGTCACGGGTGAATTCCCGGTTCACGCCCCATGGGCTCGCCGGCCACGGCCTCGGGGATGCGGCCGATCTTTTGACATCCATGTGGACCAGCTCGCGTGGCCGCGGACACGATGTGCGCCTGCGGCCAGCCCGCCCGATGACGCCGGACGATCAGCAACCTGCCCACGAACGTCTTCCGCGCATCACGGTGAGACACCAGAGCCTCCGGCTGGAGCGGGTCCCAGACAACCACCCCCCGGAGGCACTCCCACGTCACCCAGGCCGCTCCCAACGGCCTGGCCAAATGCACCTAACCGCTTCCGGCTGACGAGCGCAGCACGTCCAGGAAATCGGCGATCGGTTTCGCGCGCTGAGCTTCCGGGAGGGGCACCGCGGACGCGAACCCGCGACCGGCGAACGGGCGGTCGGCGAGGTCGTTGCGGTGCGCGGCGAGCGAGAGGCGCGGCACGAGGCTCACGCCCATGCCCGCGGCCACCAGCCCCTGCAGCGACTGGTAATCCGCCGCGCGGAAGGTGATCGGCGGTTCGAACCCGGCGATGCGGCACATCGTCTCGTAGGCCCGGCCGTACGGCGGGCGGTGCGTGCGCGTGACCCACTGCTCGCCGGACAGGTCGGCGAGCGCGACTTCCTCCGCGTCGACCAGCGGGTGGTCCAGCGGCAGCACCACGGGCAGCGGGTCGTCGGACAGGGGGACGTGGTGCAGGTCGCGGTCGACGGGCTGGGGAGCGAAGTCGTAGCCCCGCACCAGAACGACGTGGGCGCCGCCCTCGCGCAGCCACGTGAACGCGTCGTCCCCGTGGGTGGCCGGCAGGCGCAGCCGCACGTGCGGATGCCGCTCGCGGAACGCCTTCACAGCGGGTGGCAGCAGCTCGACGCCGGCCGTCGAGAACGCCTCGATCAGCAGCTCGGCGGGTTCGGCCCCGAACGAGCGCACCTCCTGCGCGACGGGCGAGATCTCGCCGAAGAGACTCTTCGCGTGCGCGGCCGGCACTTCACCACCGGGGCAGCTCGACACCGCGCGGCAGGCGCTTGAGCAGGGACATGCCGACCTCGCGTTCGATCACCGACATCTGCTGGGACACGCCCGATTGCGTGAGCTGCAAGCGGTGCGCGGCCGCGGTGAACGACCCGCCTTCGACCACCGCGACGAGGATCGCAGGCGCCTGACGTCGAGCACCGGCGCCTACTCGCCCGTGACGGCGTACTGCGGCGCCCGCCCGCCCAGCGTCGCGTCGACGAACGCGACGGCGGCGCGCGCGTTTTCGAGCCGGAAGGTCAGCAGCACGCTGTCGAACCCGTCGGACGAGGCTAGCTGCTTCTCCAGCCCGGCGACGATGCGGTCCAGCACGCGCCGCTGGCCTTCGAGCAGCGGCACCGGGTCGGCCCCGCGCCGCTCCAGCAACGCCAGCTTCACCAGCAGCTCCGAGCGCACGTCACGCACGTGCCGCGCCGGCTTCGCGAGCCACTCCCCCACGGCCGCGTGCCCCTCCGGGGTCGCCTGCACGAGCGCGCGCGGCGGGCCGGAGTCGCCGGGCTCGGTGCCGGCGCCCACGGCGAACCCGCGCGCGGTGAGGCGGTCGACGGCCCGGTAGACGACGGGTTTGGGCAGTCGCCAGACGCGACCGACCTCGCCGGCCTCCGACGTGAGCCGGACCAGGGCGAAGCCGTGCGTCGGCGACTCCGCCACGAGGCACAGCAGGATCCATTCGCTCAGCGACAACCCGGCACCGTCTGCCACGACCGCCACTCCAGCTCGTGGCTAGTCTCAGTGAAACTAGTCGGGGGAAGATCGGGCCGGGTGCAGCCGGGGACGGCTCAGCGCAGCGTGCTGCTGCCCGCGTAGCGCGCCTCGGCGCCCAGCTCTTCCTCGATGCGGATCAGCTGGTTGTACTTCGCCGTGCGATCGGACCGCGAGAGCGAACCGGTCTTGATCTGGCCGCAGTTGGTGGCCACCGCGAGGTCGGCGATCGTGGTGTCCTCGGTTTCGCCGGACCGGTGCGAGAGCACCGCCGAGTACCCGGCCTTGTGCGCGGTCTCGACGGCCGCCAGCGTTTCGGTGAGCGTGCCGATCTGGTTGACCTTGATGAGGATCGAGTTCGCGATGCCGCGCTCGATGCCGTCCTTCAGGATCGCCACGTTGGTGCAGAACAGGTCGTCGCCCACGAGCTGCACGCGGTCGCCGACGGCGTCGGTGAGCCGCTTCCAGCCGGCGAAGTCGTCCTGCGCCAGACCGTCCTCGATGGACACGATCGGGAAGCGCCGCGTGAGGTCTTCCAGGTACGCCACGTGTTCTTCGACGCTGCGCTTGAGCCCTTCGCCGCTGTAGTCGTAGATCTCGCCGGTGTAGAACTCCGACGCCGCCGGGTCGAGCAGCAGCGCGATGTCCGCGCCCGGCGTGTAGCCGGTCTGCTCGATGGCGCGCACGACGAACTCGAGCGCCTCGTCGGCCGAACCGAGCTGCGGCGCGAAGCCACCTTCGTCGCCGACGTTGGTGTTGTGGCCGGCGTCGTGCAAGGACTTGCGCAGCGTGTGGAAGACCTCCGAACCCATGCGCACGGCGTCGGCGAACGTCTCGGCGCCGATCGGGCCGATCATGAACTCCTGGAAGTCGATCGGGTTGTCGGCGTGCGCGCCACCGTTGATGATGTTCATCATCGGCATCGGCAGCAGGTGCGCGTAGACCCCGCCGACGTAGCGGTAGAGCGGCAGGTGGTTCGCGGCCGCGGCGGCCTTCACCACGGCGAGCGAGACGCCGAGCGTCGCGTTCGCGCCCAGGCGGGCCTTGTTCTCGGTGCCGTCGAGCGCGATCAGCGCGCGGTCGACTTCGGCCTGCGCTTCGGCGTCGAGCCCGGTGATCGCCTCGGCGATCTCGGTGTTCACTGCCTCGACGGCCTTGCGCACACCCTTGCCGTGGTAGCGCGACTTGTCGCCGTCGCGCAGTTCGACGGCCTCCCGCGTGCCCGTGGACGCACCGGAAGGCACGGCCGCGCGCCCACGCGACCCGTCGGCCAGTTCCACGTCGACCTCGACCGTCGGGTTCCCGCGGCTGTCCAGCACCTCGCGCCCCTTGACCCGCACGATGCTCGTCATCTCGCTCCTCGGAGGTTCGGGCCGGAGCGCTCGTCGACAAGAACCGTGGGCACTGCGGCAGCAGGCGGCACCACGGTGAGCCGCGAATCACGGCGAGGCTAGCAGAAAACGACTGAATCGATCCTGAACATCCGGCGAAAGACTACAGCGGCGCCCCGCTGAGCGGGACGGTCGACGGGGCACGAAGCCTGCTGCGCCGTGACCACTGCCGCCCAGCACACCGCGTATCCCACCAGTTCGCCGGGTGTCCACCCGGGACACGCCGGCACCGCGAGCTCCGCGTGTTCGACCAGCGCCGTGAAAGCGCTCCCCTGAGCGATGACTTCACTCGCGTGATGTTCGTGCCCGGGTCGCACATCACGAGGAAATCACGGCGAGACCGCCGCTCATCGCGACAACCGGCACGCGGTGCGAGGTTCCGATCACC encodes:
- a CDS encoding PadR family transcriptional regulator — its product is MADGAGLSLSEWILLCLVAESPTHGFALVRLTSEAGEVGRVWRLPKPVVYRAVDRLTARGFAVGAGTEPGDSGPPRALVQATPEGHAAVGEWLAKPARHVRDVRSELLVKLALLERRGADPVPLLEGQRRVLDRIVAGLEKQLASSDGFDSVLLTFRLENARAAVAFVDATLGGRAPQYAVTGE
- a CDS encoding LysR family transcriptional regulator, with the translated sequence MVEGGSFTAAAHRLQLTQSGVSQQMSVIEREVGMSLLKRLPRGVELPRW
- a CDS encoding LysR substrate-binding domain-containing protein, with the translated sequence MPAAHAKSLFGEISPVAQEVRSFGAEPAELLIEAFSTAGVELLPPAVKAFRERHPHVRLRLPATHGDDAFTWLREGGAHVVLVRGYDFAPQPVDRDLHHVPLSDDPLPVVLPLDHPLVDAEEVALADLSGEQWVTRTHRPPYGRAYETMCRIAGFEPPITFRAADYQSLQGLVAAGMGVSLVPRLSLAAHRNDLADRPFAGRGFASAVPLPEAQRAKPIADFLDVLRSSAGSG
- a CDS encoding ferredoxin, which produces MTVARTVRVHDSCIGVGLCESLAPKVFSLGEGTQAKVLSADLPDDLLEGATDAAEACPMAAIQIDG
- the eno gene encoding phosphopyruvate hydratase: MTSIVRVKGREVLDSRGNPTVEVDVELADGSRGRAAVPSGASTGTREAVELRDGDKSRYHGKGVRKAVEAVNTEIAEAITGLDAEAQAEVDRALIALDGTENKARLGANATLGVSLAVVKAAAAANHLPLYRYVGGVYAHLLPMPMMNIINGGAHADNPIDFQEFMIGPIGAETFADAVRMGSEVFHTLRKSLHDAGHNTNVGDEGGFAPQLGSADEALEFVVRAIEQTGYTPGADIALLLDPAASEFYTGEIYDYSGEGLKRSVEEHVAYLEDLTRRFPIVSIEDGLAQDDFAGWKRLTDAVGDRVQLVGDDLFCTNVAILKDGIERGIANSILIKVNQIGTLTETLAAVETAHKAGYSAVLSHRSGETEDTTIADLAVATNCGQIKTGSLSRSDRTAKYNQLIRIEEELGAEARYAGSSTLR
- a CDS encoding trypsin-like serine protease, producing the protein MPGSRRGALFSAGVLAAVTLIGSAPGAAAQGSIVGGERASLADFPYAVYLVDGAGTQFCGGVIVSLSAVATAAHCAEAVATKDIRVVVGREDKRADDGATYAVSKAWVHPGFTKAENGDDIAVLTVRGQLPSSTAKLALDAEVYEPGTKATVVGWGRVADGGDRSDYLRSAVVPMVADSACKSAYASFDAASMVCAGYEEGGVDACQGDSGGPLVVGDTLAGIVSFGDGCAKAGKPGVYTRVTEFAGVIADQAHLA